A window of the Bos indicus x Bos taurus breed Angus x Brahman F1 hybrid chromosome X, Bos_hybrid_MaternalHap_v2.0, whole genome shotgun sequence genome harbors these coding sequences:
- the RBM10 gene encoding RNA-binding protein 10 isoform X11 — MEYERRGGRGDRTGRYGATDRSQDDSGENRSRDHDYRDMDYRSYPREYGSQEGKHDYDDSSEEQSAEDSYEASPGSETQRRRRRRHRHSPTGPPGFPRDGDYRDQDYRTEQGEEEEEEEEEEEEEEKASNIVMLRMLPQAATEDDIRGQLQSHGIQAREVRLMRNKSSGQSRGFAFVEFSHLQDATRWMEANQHSLNILGQKVSMHYSDPKPKINEDWLCNKCGVQNFKRREKCFKCGVPKSEAEQKLPLGARLDQQTLPLGGRELSQGLLPLPQPYQAQGVLASQALSQGSEPSSENANDTIILRNLNPHSTMDSILGALAPYAVLSSSNVRVIKDKQTQLNRGFAFIQLSTIEAAQLLQILQALHPPLTIDGKTINVEFAKGSKRDMASNEGSRINAASVASTAIAAAQWAISQASQGGEGAWATPEEPTVDYSYYQQDEGYGGSQGTESSLYAHGYLKGAKGPGITGTKGDPAGAGPETSLEPGVDSVSLQAFSRAQPGATPGVYQQSAAEASGSQGAANSQSYTIISPAVLKSELQSPTHPSSTLPPATSPSAQESYSQYPVPDVSTYQYDETSGYYYDPQTGLYYDPNSQYYYNAQSQQYLYWDGERRTYVPALEQSADGHKETGAPSKEGKEKKEKHKTKTAQQIAKDMERWARSLNKQKENFKNSFQPISNLRDDERRESATADAGYAILEKKGALAERQHTSMDLPKLASDDRPSPPRGLVAAYSGESDSEEEQERGGPEREEKLTDWQKLACLLCRRQFPSKEALIRHQQLSGLHKQNLEIHRRAHLSENELEALEKNDMEQMKYRDRAAERREKYGIPEPPEPKRRKYSGMSAASVDFEQPTRDGLGSDNIGSRMLQAMGWKEGSGLGRKKQGIVTPIEAQTRVRGSGLGARGSSYGVTSTESYKETLHKTMVTRFNEAQ, encoded by the exons ATGGAGTATGAAAGACG AGGGGGACGTGGAGACAGGACTGGCCGTTACGGAGCCACCGATCGTTCACAGGATGACAGTGGGGAAAACCGTAGCCGGGATCATGACTACAGGGACATGGACTACCGCTCATATCCCCGCGAGTACGGCAGCCAGGAGGGCAAGCATGACTATGATGACTCATCTGAGGAGCAGAGTGCAGAG GATTCCTACGAGGCCTCCCCGGGCTCCGAGACTCAGCgtaggcggcggcggcggcacaGGCACAGCCCTAccggcccgccaggcttcccccGAGACGGCGACTATCGGGACCAGGACTATCGGACCGagcaaggggaggaggaggaggaggaggaggaggaggaggaggaggaggagaaggccaGTAACATCGTCATGCTGAGGATGCTGCCACAGGCAGCCACTGAGGATGAC ATCCGTGGCCAGCTGCAATCCCATGGCATCCAAGCGCGGGAGGTCCGGCTGATGCGGAACAAATCCTCAG GTCAGAGCCGGGGCTTCGCCTTCGTCGAGTTTAGTCACTTGCAGGACGCTACACGATGGATGGAAGCCAATCAG CACTCCCTCAACATCCTGGGCCAGAAGGTGTCCATGCACTACAGCGACCCCAAGCCCAAGATCAATGAGGACTGGCTGTGTAATAAG TGTGGCGTCCAGAACTTCAAACGCCGCGAGAAGTGCTTCAAATGTGGGGTGCCCAAGTCAG AGGCGGAGCAGAAGCTGCCCCTGGGAGCGAGGTTGGATCAGCAGACGCTGCCACTGGGGGGTCGGGAGCTAAGCCAGGGTCTGCTGCCCCTGCCACAGCCCTACCAGGCCCAGGGAGTACTGGCCTCCCAGGCCCTGTCACAGGGCTCGGAGCCAAGCTCGGAGAACGCCAACGACA CCATCATTTTGCGCAACCTGAACCCACATAGCACCATGGACTCCATCCTGGGGGCCCTGGCACCCTACGCAGTGCTGTCCTCCTCCAATGTACGCGTCATCAAGGACAAGCAGACCCAACTGAACCGTGGCTTCGCCTTTATCCAGCTCTCCACCATC GAGGCAGCCCAGCTGCTACAGATCCTGCAGGCCTTACACCCACCACTCACCATCGACGGCAAGACCATCAACGTTGAGTTTGCCAAGGGTTCTAAGAG GGATATGGCCTCCAACGAAGGCAGTCGCATCAATGCTGCCTCTGTGGCCAGCACTGCCATTGCCGCAGCCCAGTGGGCCATCTCACAG GCCTCCCAGGGTGGGGAGGGTGCCTGGGCCACCCCCGAGGAGCCAACGGTCGACTACAGCTACTACCAACAGGATGAGGGCTATGGCGGCAGCCAGGGCACAGAGTCCTCTCTCTATGCCCATGGCTACCTCAAGGGCGCAAAGGGCCCTGGCATCACCGGAACCAAAGGGGACCCGGCTGGAGCAG gtcctgaGACCTCCCTGGAGCCTGGGGTGGACTCTGTGTCCCTACAGGCTTTCTCCCGTGCCCAGCCTGGTGCCACTCCTGGCGTCTACCAGCAGTCAGCAGCTGAAGCAAGCGGGAGCCAGGGCGCTGCCAACAGCCAG TCATACACCATCATATCACCCGCTGTGCTCAAGTCAGAGCTCCAGAGTCCCACCCATCCCAGCTCTACCCTGCCACCGGCCACGAGTCCCTCTGCCCAGGAGTCCTACAGCCAGTACC CTGTTCCTGACGTCTCCACCTACCAGTATGATGAGACATCTGGCTACTACTATGACCCCCAGACCGGCCTCTACTATGATCCCAACTCTCAG TACTACTACAACGCCCAGAGCCAGCAGTACCTGTACTGGGATGGGGAGAGGCGGACCTATGTCCCTGCCCTGGAGCAGTCAGCTGATGGGCATAAGGAGACAGGAGCGCCCTCCAAGGAGggcaaagagaagaaggaaaagcacAAGACCAAGACAGCCCAACAG ATTGCGAAGGACATGGAACGCTGGGCCCGCAGCctcaacaaacaaaaagaaaacttcaaaaacaGCTTCCAGCCCATCAGCAACTTGCGAGATGACGAAAGGCGGGAGTCAGCCACCGCGGATGCAGGCTACGCCATCCTCGAGAAGAAG GGAGCACTAGCTGAGAGACAGCACACCAGCATGGACCTCCCAAAACTGGCCAGCGATGACCGCCCA AGCCCACCTAGGGGGCTGGTGGCAGCCTACAGCGGGGAGAGTGACAGTGAGGAGGAGCAGGAACGCGGGGGCCCAGAGCGGGAGGAGAAGCTCACCGACTGGCAGAAGCTGGCCTGTCTGCTCTGCCGGCGCCAGTTCCCCAGCAAGGAAGCGCTCATCCGGCACCAGCAGCTCTCCGGGCTCCACAAG CAAAACCTTGAGATTCACCGGCGAGCCCACCTGTCAGAAAACGAGCTGGAGGCACTTGAGAAGAATGACATGGAG CAAATGAAGTACCGGGACCGCGCAGCTGAACGCAGAGAGAAGTACGGCATCCCTGAGCCACCGGAGCCCAAGAGGAGAAAGTACAGCGGCATGTCTGCGGCCTCCGT GGACTTTGAGCAGCCCACACGGGATGGGCTGGGCAGTGACAACATTGGGAGTCGCATGCTCCAAGCCATGGGCTGGAAAGAGGGCAGTGGTCTGGGCCGCAAGAAGCAGGGCATTGTGACTCCCATTGAG GCCCAGACACGGGTGCGGGGCTCTGGCTTGGGTGCCCGAGGCAGCTCCTATGGGGTCACGTCAACTGAGTCCTACAAGGAGACGCTGCACAAGACAATGGTGACCCGCTTCAATGAGGCCCAGTGA
- the RBM10 gene encoding RNA-binding protein 10 isoform X8 has product MVVEAPAPFSSSPFCAGDRGRLGVGDSGFPGEGSAPGAFPLPSPPLRPFASSLGLGSCADRLGQSWKSWRRWRRAEVMSGSPPLTARAQKVRVNAGRGGGESLQEASPRLADHGGSTGGGWEVKRSQRLRRGPSSPRRPCQDMEYERRGGRGDRTGRYGATDRSQDDSGENRSRDHDYRDMDYRSYPREYGSQEGKHDYDDSSEEQSAEIRGQLQSHGIQAREVRLMRNKSSGQSRGFAFVEFSHLQDATRWMEANQHSLNILGQKVSMHYSDPKPKINEDWLCNKCGVQNFKRREKCFKCGVPKSEAEQKLPLGARLDQQTLPLGGRELSQGLLPLPQPYQAQGVLASQALSQGSEPSSENANDTIILRNLNPHSTMDSILGALAPYAVLSSSNVRVIKDKQTQLNRGFAFIQLSTIEAAQLLQILQALHPPLTIDGKTINVEFAKGSKRDMASNEGSRINAASVASTAIAAAQWAISQASQGGEGAWATPEEPTVDYSYYQQDEGYGGSQGTESSLYAHGYLKGAKGPGITGTKGDPAGAGPETSLEPGVDSVSLQAFSRAQPGATPGVYQQSAAEASGSQGAANSQSYTIISPAVLKSELQSPTHPSSTLPPATSPSAQESYSQYPVPDVSTYQYDETSGYYYDPQTGLYYDPNSQYYYNAQSQQYLYWDGERRTYVPALEQSADGHKETGAPSKEGKEKKEKHKTKTAQQIAKDMERWARSLNKQKENFKNSFQPISNLRDDERRESATADAGYAILEKKGALAERQHTSMDLPKLASDDRPSPPRGLVAAYSGESDSEEEQERGGPEREEKLTDWQKLACLLCRRQFPSKEALIRHQQLSGLHKQNLEIHRRAHLSENELEALEKNDMEQMKYRDRAAERREKYGIPEPPEPKRRKYSGMSAASVDFEQPTRDGLGSDNIGSRMLQAMGWKEGSGLGRKKQGIVTPIEAQTRVRGSGLGARGSSYGVTSTESYKETLHKTMVTRFNEAQ; this is encoded by the exons AGTCCCTGCAGGAGGCATCACCCAGGCTGGCAGATCATGGTGGCAGCACTGGGGGTGGCTGGGAAGTGAAACGGAGCCAGCGGCTGAGGAGGGGCCCTAGCAGCCCTCGCAGGCCCTGTCAGGACATGGAGTATGAAAGACG AGGGGGACGTGGAGACAGGACTGGCCGTTACGGAGCCACCGATCGTTCACAGGATGACAGTGGGGAAAACCGTAGCCGGGATCATGACTACAGGGACATGGACTACCGCTCATATCCCCGCGAGTACGGCAGCCAGGAGGGCAAGCATGACTATGATGACTCATCTGAGGAGCAGAGTGCAGAG ATCCGTGGCCAGCTGCAATCCCATGGCATCCAAGCGCGGGAGGTCCGGCTGATGCGGAACAAATCCTCAG GTCAGAGCCGGGGCTTCGCCTTCGTCGAGTTTAGTCACTTGCAGGACGCTACACGATGGATGGAAGCCAATCAG CACTCCCTCAACATCCTGGGCCAGAAGGTGTCCATGCACTACAGCGACCCCAAGCCCAAGATCAATGAGGACTGGCTGTGTAATAAG TGTGGCGTCCAGAACTTCAAACGCCGCGAGAAGTGCTTCAAATGTGGGGTGCCCAAGTCAG AGGCGGAGCAGAAGCTGCCCCTGGGAGCGAGGTTGGATCAGCAGACGCTGCCACTGGGGGGTCGGGAGCTAAGCCAGGGTCTGCTGCCCCTGCCACAGCCCTACCAGGCCCAGGGAGTACTGGCCTCCCAGGCCCTGTCACAGGGCTCGGAGCCAAGCTCGGAGAACGCCAACGACA CCATCATTTTGCGCAACCTGAACCCACATAGCACCATGGACTCCATCCTGGGGGCCCTGGCACCCTACGCAGTGCTGTCCTCCTCCAATGTACGCGTCATCAAGGACAAGCAGACCCAACTGAACCGTGGCTTCGCCTTTATCCAGCTCTCCACCATC GAGGCAGCCCAGCTGCTACAGATCCTGCAGGCCTTACACCCACCACTCACCATCGACGGCAAGACCATCAACGTTGAGTTTGCCAAGGGTTCTAAGAG GGATATGGCCTCCAACGAAGGCAGTCGCATCAATGCTGCCTCTGTGGCCAGCACTGCCATTGCCGCAGCCCAGTGGGCCATCTCACAG GCCTCCCAGGGTGGGGAGGGTGCCTGGGCCACCCCCGAGGAGCCAACGGTCGACTACAGCTACTACCAACAGGATGAGGGCTATGGCGGCAGCCAGGGCACAGAGTCCTCTCTCTATGCCCATGGCTACCTCAAGGGCGCAAAGGGCCCTGGCATCACCGGAACCAAAGGGGACCCGGCTGGAGCAG gtcctgaGACCTCCCTGGAGCCTGGGGTGGACTCTGTGTCCCTACAGGCTTTCTCCCGTGCCCAGCCTGGTGCCACTCCTGGCGTCTACCAGCAGTCAGCAGCTGAAGCAAGCGGGAGCCAGGGCGCTGCCAACAGCCAG TCATACACCATCATATCACCCGCTGTGCTCAAGTCAGAGCTCCAGAGTCCCACCCATCCCAGCTCTACCCTGCCACCGGCCACGAGTCCCTCTGCCCAGGAGTCCTACAGCCAGTACC CTGTTCCTGACGTCTCCACCTACCAGTATGATGAGACATCTGGCTACTACTATGACCCCCAGACCGGCCTCTACTATGATCCCAACTCTCAG TACTACTACAACGCCCAGAGCCAGCAGTACCTGTACTGGGATGGGGAGAGGCGGACCTATGTCCCTGCCCTGGAGCAGTCAGCTGATGGGCATAAGGAGACAGGAGCGCCCTCCAAGGAGggcaaagagaagaaggaaaagcacAAGACCAAGACAGCCCAACAG ATTGCGAAGGACATGGAACGCTGGGCCCGCAGCctcaacaaacaaaaagaaaacttcaaaaacaGCTTCCAGCCCATCAGCAACTTGCGAGATGACGAAAGGCGGGAGTCAGCCACCGCGGATGCAGGCTACGCCATCCTCGAGAAGAAG GGAGCACTAGCTGAGAGACAGCACACCAGCATGGACCTCCCAAAACTGGCCAGCGATGACCGCCCA AGCCCACCTAGGGGGCTGGTGGCAGCCTACAGCGGGGAGAGTGACAGTGAGGAGGAGCAGGAACGCGGGGGCCCAGAGCGGGAGGAGAAGCTCACCGACTGGCAGAAGCTGGCCTGTCTGCTCTGCCGGCGCCAGTTCCCCAGCAAGGAAGCGCTCATCCGGCACCAGCAGCTCTCCGGGCTCCACAAG CAAAACCTTGAGATTCACCGGCGAGCCCACCTGTCAGAAAACGAGCTGGAGGCACTTGAGAAGAATGACATGGAG CAAATGAAGTACCGGGACCGCGCAGCTGAACGCAGAGAGAAGTACGGCATCCCTGAGCCACCGGAGCCCAAGAGGAGAAAGTACAGCGGCATGTCTGCGGCCTCCGT GGACTTTGAGCAGCCCACACGGGATGGGCTGGGCAGTGACAACATTGGGAGTCGCATGCTCCAAGCCATGGGCTGGAAAGAGGGCAGTGGTCTGGGCCGCAAGAAGCAGGGCATTGTGACTCCCATTGAG GCCCAGACACGGGTGCGGGGCTCTGGCTTGGGTGCCCGAGGCAGCTCCTATGGGGTCACGTCAACTGAGTCCTACAAGGAGACGCTGCACAAGACAATGGTGACCCGCTTCAATGAGGCCCAGTGA
- the RBM10 gene encoding RNA-binding protein 10 isoform X3: MVVEAPAPFSSSPFCAGDRGRLGVGDSGFPGEGSAPGAFPLPSPPLRPFASSLGLGSCADRLGQSWKSWRRWRRAEVMSGSPPLTARAQKVRVNAGRGGGESLQEASPRLADHGGSTGGGWEVKRSQRLRRGPSSPRRPCQDMEYERRGGRGDRTGRYGATDRSQDDSGENRSRDHDYRDMDYRSYPREYGSQEGKHDYDDSSEEQSAEDSYEASPGSETQRRRRRRHRHSPTGPPGFPRDGDYRDQDYRTEQGEEEEEEEEEEEEEEKASNIVMLRMLPQAATEDDIRGQLQSHGIQAREVRLMRNKSSGQSRGFAFVEFSHLQDATRWMEANQHSLNILGQKVSMHYSDPKPKINEDWLCNKCGVQNFKRREKCFKCGVPKSAEAEQKLPLGARLDQQTLPLGGRELSQGLLPLPQPYQAQGVLASQALSQGSEPSSENANDTIILRNLNPHSTMDSILGALAPYAVLSSSNVRVIKDKQTQLNRGFAFIQLSTIEAAQLLQILQALHPPLTIDGKTINVEFAKGSKRDMASNEGSRINAASVASTAIAAAQWAISQASQGGEGAWATPEEPTVDYSYYQQDEGYGGSQGTESSLYAHGYLKGAKGPGITGTKGDPAGAGPETSLEPGVDSVSLQAFSRAQPGATPGVYQQSAAEASGSQGAANSQSYTIISPAVLKSELQSPTHPSSTLPPATSPSAQESYSQYPVPDVSTYQYDETSGYYYDPQTGLYYDPNSQYYYNAQSQQYLYWDGERRTYVPALEQSADGHKETGAPSKEGKEKKEKHKTKTAQQIAKDMERWARSLNKQKENFKNSFQPISNLRDDERRESATADAGYAILEKKGALAERQHTSMDLPKLASDDRPSPPRGLVAAYSGESDSEEEQERGGPEREEKLTDWQKLACLLCRRQFPSKEALIRHQQLSGLHKQNLEIHRRAHLSENELEALEKNDMEQMKYRDRAAERREKYGIPEPPEPKRRKYSGMSAASVDFEQPTRDGLGSDNIGSRMLQAMGWKEGSGLGRKKQGIVTPIEAQTRVRGSGLGARGSSYGVTSTESYKETLHKTMVTRFNEAQ; this comes from the exons AGTCCCTGCAGGAGGCATCACCCAGGCTGGCAGATCATGGTGGCAGCACTGGGGGTGGCTGGGAAGTGAAACGGAGCCAGCGGCTGAGGAGGGGCCCTAGCAGCCCTCGCAGGCCCTGTCAGGACATGGAGTATGAAAGACG AGGGGGACGTGGAGACAGGACTGGCCGTTACGGAGCCACCGATCGTTCACAGGATGACAGTGGGGAAAACCGTAGCCGGGATCATGACTACAGGGACATGGACTACCGCTCATATCCCCGCGAGTACGGCAGCCAGGAGGGCAAGCATGACTATGATGACTCATCTGAGGAGCAGAGTGCAGAG GATTCCTACGAGGCCTCCCCGGGCTCCGAGACTCAGCgtaggcggcggcggcggcacaGGCACAGCCCTAccggcccgccaggcttcccccGAGACGGCGACTATCGGGACCAGGACTATCGGACCGagcaaggggaggaggaggaggaggaggaggaggaggaggaggaggaggagaaggccaGTAACATCGTCATGCTGAGGATGCTGCCACAGGCAGCCACTGAGGATGAC ATCCGTGGCCAGCTGCAATCCCATGGCATCCAAGCGCGGGAGGTCCGGCTGATGCGGAACAAATCCTCAG GTCAGAGCCGGGGCTTCGCCTTCGTCGAGTTTAGTCACTTGCAGGACGCTACACGATGGATGGAAGCCAATCAG CACTCCCTCAACATCCTGGGCCAGAAGGTGTCCATGCACTACAGCGACCCCAAGCCCAAGATCAATGAGGACTGGCTGTGTAATAAG TGTGGCGTCCAGAACTTCAAACGCCGCGAGAAGTGCTTCAAATGTGGGGTGCCCAAGTCAG CAGAGGCGGAGCAGAAGCTGCCCCTGGGAGCGAGGTTGGATCAGCAGACGCTGCCACTGGGGGGTCGGGAGCTAAGCCAGGGTCTGCTGCCCCTGCCACAGCCCTACCAGGCCCAGGGAGTACTGGCCTCCCAGGCCCTGTCACAGGGCTCGGAGCCAAGCTCGGAGAACGCCAACGACA CCATCATTTTGCGCAACCTGAACCCACATAGCACCATGGACTCCATCCTGGGGGCCCTGGCACCCTACGCAGTGCTGTCCTCCTCCAATGTACGCGTCATCAAGGACAAGCAGACCCAACTGAACCGTGGCTTCGCCTTTATCCAGCTCTCCACCATC GAGGCAGCCCAGCTGCTACAGATCCTGCAGGCCTTACACCCACCACTCACCATCGACGGCAAGACCATCAACGTTGAGTTTGCCAAGGGTTCTAAGAG GGATATGGCCTCCAACGAAGGCAGTCGCATCAATGCTGCCTCTGTGGCCAGCACTGCCATTGCCGCAGCCCAGTGGGCCATCTCACAG GCCTCCCAGGGTGGGGAGGGTGCCTGGGCCACCCCCGAGGAGCCAACGGTCGACTACAGCTACTACCAACAGGATGAGGGCTATGGCGGCAGCCAGGGCACAGAGTCCTCTCTCTATGCCCATGGCTACCTCAAGGGCGCAAAGGGCCCTGGCATCACCGGAACCAAAGGGGACCCGGCTGGAGCAG gtcctgaGACCTCCCTGGAGCCTGGGGTGGACTCTGTGTCCCTACAGGCTTTCTCCCGTGCCCAGCCTGGTGCCACTCCTGGCGTCTACCAGCAGTCAGCAGCTGAAGCAAGCGGGAGCCAGGGCGCTGCCAACAGCCAG TCATACACCATCATATCACCCGCTGTGCTCAAGTCAGAGCTCCAGAGTCCCACCCATCCCAGCTCTACCCTGCCACCGGCCACGAGTCCCTCTGCCCAGGAGTCCTACAGCCAGTACC CTGTTCCTGACGTCTCCACCTACCAGTATGATGAGACATCTGGCTACTACTATGACCCCCAGACCGGCCTCTACTATGATCCCAACTCTCAG TACTACTACAACGCCCAGAGCCAGCAGTACCTGTACTGGGATGGGGAGAGGCGGACCTATGTCCCTGCCCTGGAGCAGTCAGCTGATGGGCATAAGGAGACAGGAGCGCCCTCCAAGGAGggcaaagagaagaaggaaaagcacAAGACCAAGACAGCCCAACAG ATTGCGAAGGACATGGAACGCTGGGCCCGCAGCctcaacaaacaaaaagaaaacttcaaaaacaGCTTCCAGCCCATCAGCAACTTGCGAGATGACGAAAGGCGGGAGTCAGCCACCGCGGATGCAGGCTACGCCATCCTCGAGAAGAAG GGAGCACTAGCTGAGAGACAGCACACCAGCATGGACCTCCCAAAACTGGCCAGCGATGACCGCCCA AGCCCACCTAGGGGGCTGGTGGCAGCCTACAGCGGGGAGAGTGACAGTGAGGAGGAGCAGGAACGCGGGGGCCCAGAGCGGGAGGAGAAGCTCACCGACTGGCAGAAGCTGGCCTGTCTGCTCTGCCGGCGCCAGTTCCCCAGCAAGGAAGCGCTCATCCGGCACCAGCAGCTCTCCGGGCTCCACAAG CAAAACCTTGAGATTCACCGGCGAGCCCACCTGTCAGAAAACGAGCTGGAGGCACTTGAGAAGAATGACATGGAG CAAATGAAGTACCGGGACCGCGCAGCTGAACGCAGAGAGAAGTACGGCATCCCTGAGCCACCGGAGCCCAAGAGGAGAAAGTACAGCGGCATGTCTGCGGCCTCCGT GGACTTTGAGCAGCCCACACGGGATGGGCTGGGCAGTGACAACATTGGGAGTCGCATGCTCCAAGCCATGGGCTGGAAAGAGGGCAGTGGTCTGGGCCGCAAGAAGCAGGGCATTGTGACTCCCATTGAG GCCCAGACACGGGTGCGGGGCTCTGGCTTGGGTGCCCGAGGCAGCTCCTATGGGGTCACGTCAACTGAGTCCTACAAGGAGACGCTGCACAAGACAATGGTGACCCGCTTCAATGAGGCCCAGTGA